Genomic segment of Cottoperca gobio chromosome 6, fCotGob3.1, whole genome shotgun sequence:
TCATTCTGACATTTCAGTTGTGAAACACGTGACTAACAGAGGGACGTTGTTGCTCTGGATTCTCAGTTTGCTCTCCCTCCACTTGTATTGTTCTTGTCCTCATTGTGAGCACATCCATAATAAATACGTCTAGTGAAGAAGCTGCTTATGTTGGTGCTTCAGGGATATTCTACATTGTTGGGGAAGGTTGAGGACTCTCCTCCGACTCTGGTTCCTGATGTGAACTCTTAAATCCAGACACTTCTTCAAATCTGCTGTTCTTTGAACCACCATGCAGCTCACCACCCCGTCCGTCCGGGTCCTCGGGAGGCGAGCCTGTTGGTCCTGGTCCTAGACATCCAGCATTCATGGGGAGTCCGGGGATTTGGACTGGGATTAGCAGTGGATTAGTGGTTTATGTCAAATGCTGCTACGGTTTGTGGAGATTAAGAGGAATTCGAAGACTGAGCGGTTCAGACCGACAGGAGGGGACGGCCGCTCGAActttttacatttgagaagatGGATCATAAAGGCTCAGGGAGAGGATTACTTACACATATTGATGAATGAGTCAGTCGGGGCCATTACTACAGTAAAAACCAGCTTCCCCATCACAGATACAGTATCAGGGTCTTAAATCCTGCATTGATACTTTAGTTTCCTCAACAACAGGCCTTTAGAAGGTGTTAAATAGTCCTACATTTTATATACACAGcttgtaaatatgttttccaGCCTGCCATGGACAATAACTAGTTTATAAAATGACTCATAATAAACTACAAAAGATTGTGGATTCGACGTAAGGATCAATCTTCAGTTTTGAAGCTCTGCAGACAGGCTGTGTGTCAcacttctgtgtgttctgtgtgttgcacTACTGCGTGTTACACTACTGCGTGATACACTTCTGCGTGATAcacttctgtgtgttctgtgtgttgcacTACTGCATGATACACTTCTGCGTGATAcacttctgtgtgttctgtgtgttgcacTACTGCGTGATACACTTCTGCGTTATACACTTCTGTGTGTTGcacttctgtgtgttctgtgtgttgcacTACTGCGTGATACACTTCTGTGTGTTACACTTCTGCGTGTCAcacttctgtgtgttctgtgtgttacACTTCTGCGTGATACACTTCTGCGTTATACACTTCTGTGTGTTACACTTCTGCGTGATACACTTCTGCGTTATACACTTCTGTGTGTTGcacttctgtgtgttctgtgtgttacACTACTGCGTGATACACTTCTGTGTGTCACACTTCTGCGTGATACACTTCTGTGTGTTACACTTCTGCGTGTCACACTTCTGTGTTAcacttctgtgtgttctgtgtgttacACTACTGCGTGATACACTTCTGTGTGTCAcacttctgtgtgttctgtgtgttacACTACTGCGTGATACACTTCTGTGTGTTACACTTCTGCGTGTCACTACTTCTGTGTGTCACACTTCTGTGTGTTACACTTCTGCGTGTTACACTTCTGTGAGTTACACTTCTGCGTTATACACTTCTGTGTGTCACACTTCTGTGTGTCAcacttctgtgtgttctgtgtgttacACTACTGCGTGATACACTTCTGTGTGTCACACTTCTGTGTGTCACACTTCTGCGTGTTGCACTTCTGTGAGTTACACTTCTGCGTTATACACTTCCCGCGTGTTGCACTACTGCGTGTTGCTTTGTGTGTCTTGTTCATTTAATGCTGTCCATGTTTTTAATCGTGACCAGCCAGATGACTGTTAGCTTTAAGCTAACTGTGGTACATCAGATGGTAACGATCTAAAACTGtaacaaatgaataaatcaattgAGGATTTCTGTAAAAACTGACTGAAACATCAACAGCACTATTGAACATCTTgggtttttaatagtttttattagTTAAATTCCTACTAGTATTTATTATAACTCTGCAGAAACCCAGAATAGTAAACATGCTGGTGATTTTAGATTTTGTGGAGGTAAAACATGTAAAGTTCGTCCCGAGGGTGGTGCTCGGGAGAAGGTCTTAGGATTGTTAAAATCTAAAAGGTTCATCCTCTGAGGAGTGtgagaaatgaacattttagaTTTCCTGCCTGATTCACTGTTTTGGTGAAGGACTGATGAATTGTAAGCCAGACACTGAGTCCTGCAGAGAACAACTGTTTGGCTCTTCTGCTGCACGAAGGAAGAGATTTGATTCCTCACCCTGAATGGGATCAGGACATTTTAATATGAGCATTCCTCTGTGTGCAGGTCCAGCGCTGCACATTGCCACGGTGGACATCAAGAACCCGGAGATCAACAATGTGCGGTTCCACAACTCCCACAGCCACCAGCAGCCGTACCACCTCAACAACATGCTGAGCCACAGCGGGCTCCACAGGAAGGACAAGAAGTCcaaaggaggaaagaagaagaagctgaccAAGGCCGACATCGGCACGCCCAGCAACTTCCAGTGAGTCGCGCTCGtctgcaaatgttttgtcttgtcCAGAACCCAAAGGTCAGTTTGTAATTCTAATAAAgggagaaaagcagaacattcgaacactttgagtggtcgcaaagatCGGAGAAGTTTACGTAGGCAACACTATTTATTCTAATGTGCGATCACTGTGTTTAATTTGACGTGATTCCACATCTTGTAGCCGTTATtgattttaagaaaataaaaatctttgtAGTCCAATTTGTCCTCGTCTCTCAGTAGACAATaacagtgaagtgtgtgtgtgtgtgtgtgtgtgtgtgtgtgtgtgtgtgtgtgtgtgtgtgtgtgtgtgtgtgtgtgtgtgtgtgtgtgtgtgtgtgtgtgtgtgtgtgtgtgtgtgtgtgtgtgtgtgtgtgtgtgtgtgtgtgcttcatgacaacagtaaacatgttgcACAGAGGTCTGAGAGCGCTCAATGACCACACTGTCTCTGACTGATGTCACTCTTACTGGTGTgtctgagtttgtgtgtgtgggctcaCTTTGTAGCATGTGCACATGGTCGCCAACGTGCACATGCTAAACattcttttgtatatttatgcGTGTGATCTCACCACATATCTACATATCTGTCCCGTCTTCTTCAGGCACATCGGTCACGTGGGCTGGGATCCAAACACGGGTTTTGATGTGAGTACTcccttcatacacacacacacacacacacacacacacacacccagaaaCACAATAGTGACCTGTGTGGCGGCTGCATGATGAAATCACACAATAGGCTCTTTTTGCTTCCTGCTCATATTCAAAAACATGTCGCTGCGTCTCAGAAGCTGCAAACAGACAGAATGTTCCAGAGAACCAGGATGTAGTGATGAGTAATGACTCATCACTACACTGAAGGAATTctacttttaaatacaaatatcttcttcttcttcttcttctgcttcttcttctctgctgctgctgctgctgcttcttcttctgctgcttcttcttctgctgcttcttcttctgctgcttcttctgctgctgcttcttctgctgcttctgctgcttctgcttcttcttctgcttcttcttctgctgcttcttcttctgctgcttcttcttcttctgcttcttcttctgctgctgctgcttctgctgctgctgctgcttcttctgctgctgctgctgcttcttcttcttcttctgctgcttcttcttcttctgcttcttcttctgcttcttctgctgctgcttcttcttctgcttcttcttcttctgctgcttcttcttcttctgctgcttcttcttcttctgctgcttcttcttctgcttcttttttctttcaaaaattGTGGGACTGAAAACAAAAGCTGCAATGTGTAAAGACAACGTACagtagttctgtgtgtgttgacttcAGTGCATCAAACACTTTGCACAACTCTTCTCGAGTCCATCAGGAGttatttccccaaatgttttCGACTGTCTCGGCTTCATCAGACTGCAGTCTGACGCCGTTTCTCAGAAACTCTCAGCAGGACGCACTGGAGACGAGTTCTGTCACGTGTTCTGATTTGAAAGAAACAAGATGGTCTTaaatatttgtactttattACCTCGTGTACAAACGTGTAAAATGACACGCAGGGTTCCATAACAACAAACTTTAACATCACATAGATGTGGTTTTGTGTTCTGGAGCAGAAGTGCCTTTTAGGGTCGGGCCCTGCTGAATCTTTGataaaatgtaatccaataaatatGCAGAAATGTGATTCTGAAGTTGCACATTGGACCATTATTGGTTTCTGCGCTGCCTCTTGTGACGAACATCTCGTGCAGATCCTTCAGTTTtatcacaataaaacacattaaataaaaacgCACTCAAACATCAGcctgcaaataaataaaaacagccagTTCACAAACCTGTACAGTCGTGCACACGTGTGCACGTCTGTACAGGTTCGACGTTCAAACACgttgtgcatttgtttgtaaACAAATGAGTGAAATCTGTAAACGACAGGCGGCTCTGCAGCGTGACGGAGGTGTGAATGTTTCCCTCGGGGAGGTGTGAATGTTTCCCTCAGGGAGGTGTGAATGTTTCCCTCGGGGAGGTGTGAATGTTTCCCTCGGGGAggtgtgcagagctgcagagttaaCGTTTGGTTTGATGGAAAGCAGCTGAGTCAGGTCTGTAATTCACCTGTTGGCCACCAGGGGTCACACTGACACTGTGACTGACGGCTGAGTTCATCTTCACTGCAGAGGAAGAACAATGTCACTCATTTCTCAGTGAACACGCCTCATGTGTAGTGAGGTGTGAGTGTTTCTGAGTGAAGGATCCAAAAACCAGCAAatctgcacatttattttgcttCCAAAACAATATAACGGTCAGAAAACCCCCAAAAATCAGATAAAACAAGGtttacatataacatataacaaataataaatgagcaaaaatattataagaaagaAGAAACGTTGAGGTGTTTCAAATACAATCGAAGAGTCTGGAGTCAAGAGGAAACCTTTTCAAGAGCATCGAGAACCTAGGGAGGTGAATactactgcgtgtgtgtgtgtgtgagtgtgtgtgtgtgtgtgtgtttaaaatgttgtcGATGTTGCAGCTGAACAACCTGGATCCTGAACTCAAGAATCTGTTCGACATGTGCGGCATCTCTGAGGCTCAGCTGAAGGACCGAGAGACGTCCAAGGTCATCTACGACTTCATCGAGAAGAAGGGAGGCGTGGAGGCCGTGAAGAACGAGCTGAGGAGGCagggtgaggacacacacacacacacacacacacacacacacacacacacacacacacacacacactcactcagagGTGCCTCTGATGTGATCTGACTGCAGGTTTTGTTCTCTGGTGTTGTGGAACGTCTTCCACACGTCTGAGTTTCTGTCACAATGATCTATTCACTTGACTTGGAGGTTTAAAAATGGCTGCCTGTTAAACAACACTGTGGTCAAGTGATGCAGAAGATGCAGAGGACGTCCGCTAAGAGTCCCGCCTACATTCACAGGATGCTGTCTGCAGTGAGACGTTCTCTCTCTGATGGATGTTTGTAAAGCCAGCGACTGCATTTAGCAGGATTCTGATTCATAATGCTGAAAATATGTTTCACCTGGAACACTTTGTTTTTGCCAGAattaaaaagtctttaaacacTTTTGAATAATATGTTTAGACGTAAAGCTTTGGTTCTCttacagtgaaataaatatGAACACAACTTCTTTTTATGAGCTGGTTTAAAATCCTGTATTTTCTATCGCAGTATATTTTTGCAGATGAAACGATATTCTGTCAAATCTTTTGATCCATCGTGACAGACTCTTCTtctgcatgttttattcatgtggACCTGGTGCTGGTTTGAAAGTGTAGCGTGATCGGAATCTGAATGTAGGAGGATGAAAGTGTCACTGCTGGGATGAGGACTGTTGTTCCACAGAAGAGGTTCTACTTTATTGTTTACTTTAGAGCTgccacttcactttactttatttattgttagtgTTTTCTATTGGATGTCAGAAAGTaggattattatattattattattattattattattattattattattattattataataattataataataattattataattattattattattattattataataattattataattattattattataataattataataataataataataaaaccctTAAATATGTagggtcgtgtgtgtgtgttgtgtgtgtgtgtgtgtgtgtgtgatgtcatcaccaggtgtgtgtgatgtcatctTTAGGTGTATTGATACAACCTCTCTTATCTCCCCCCGCAGCCCCCCCTCCGCCTCCTTCCCGTGGCggcccccctcctcctcctccgcccccGCACAACTCGgctccaccccctcctcctcccccgtcCAGAGGGGGGCGGGGagcccctcctccccctcctccgtCCAGAGCCCCCGCCTCAGCTCCTCCCCCTCCGCCTCCCTCCAGACCTGGATCTCTGGGTGCCccgcctcctccacctcctcccaccAGAGGAGGTCACCAGCCCCCTCATCCtccccaccaccatcaccaccaccaccaccagcctccCCCACCTCCGCCCTCCCCGCACTCCTCCATCTCCCTACAAGCCCCGCCCCTCCCACCTCCCCCATTGACCCAGCAGTCACCAGTTGGCGGTGGCGGCTCCGCCCCTGCCCAAccccctccgcctcctcctccacctccccctcccGGCCCCCCTCCCCCTCCGGAGCTGGACGGTGTCGGTGGAGGCGGAGACTCTCCTCACTCGCCGAGTGGGAAGACGGCGCTGCTGGACCAGATCAGAGGAGGAACTCAGTTGAAGAAGGTGGAGCAGAACAACCGAGCGCCGGCGTCCGGCGTGGGACGGGACGCCCTGCTGGACCAGATCCGACACGGAATCCAGCTCAAGACCGTAAGACGACGTCTGATGCAGTTTCTGTCAAACATCCCACTTCTGTCTGTCATCAGACGGCGTGCGCGTATCTTCGAGTCAGCATGCAAACATCTGAACGTCCATAAATCCACTTCACACAACAAACACTCCTGATCACATTCAGacgttttctttatttgtacaTTCATGTAGTTctgcagctccacacacacacacacacacacacacacacacacacacacacacacacacacacacacacacacacacacacacacacacatgcttccaGTGCAACAGCTCATGTGACATGACTCTTCATGGCACACTGATTATAGGCGTAATAAACCACAAGCACAATTGGAAATTGCACATTTAGAATCTGAAATCTGACTGCAGACGAACTGTAAACTATAATATTCCTCACTTTATCAATAAAGAGGCTCCTGGTCTGCAGAGTCTTTAATAAACTGTTTGTGGATTGTACCCGTGacagttg
This window contains:
- the wasla gene encoding WASP like actin nucleation promoting factor a isoform X1 codes for the protein MNSHPPPRRAVNVGSILLTPQENDCLFGYLGRKCATLCSSVVQVYGADRSCCWVKRCCGVACLVKDNPLRSYYIRVFDIKEGKTMFEQELYHNFSISSSRSYFISFTGDTCQVGLNFASEEEAKRFRAAINDLLNRRQRKTEKRGDPKNGPALHIATVDIKNPEINNVRFHNSHSHQQPYHLNNMLSHSGLHRKDKKSKGGKKKKLTKADIGTPSNFQHIGHVGWDPNTGFDLNNLDPELKNLFDMCGISEAQLKDRETSKVIYDFIEKKGGVEAVKNELRRQAPPPPPSRGGPPPPPPPPHNSAPPPPPPPSRGGRGAPPPPPPSRAPASAPPPPPPSRPGSLGAPPPPPPPTRGGHQPPHPPHHHHHHHHQPPPPPPSPHSSISLQAPPLPPPPLTQQSPVGGGGSAPAQPPPPPPPPPPPGPPPPPELDGVGGGGDSPHSPSGKTALLDQIRGGTQLKKVEQNNRAPASGVGRDALLDQIRHGIQLKTVPDQPESGPITSSTPNAGIVGALMEVMQKRSKAIHSSDEDEDDDEDEDFEDDDEWDD
- the wasla gene encoding WASP like actin nucleation promoting factor a isoform X2 codes for the protein MNSHPPPRRAVNVGSILLTPQENDCLFGYLGRKCATLCSSVVQVYGADRSCCWVKRCCGVACLVKDNPLRSYYIRVFDIKEGKTMFEQELYHNFSISSSRSYFISFTGDTCQVGLNFASEEEAKRFRAAINDLLNRRQRKTGPALHIATVDIKNPEINNVRFHNSHSHQQPYHLNNMLSHSGLHRKDKKSKGGKKKKLTKADIGTPSNFQHIGHVGWDPNTGFDLNNLDPELKNLFDMCGISEAQLKDRETSKVIYDFIEKKGGVEAVKNELRRQAPPPPPSRGGPPPPPPPPHNSAPPPPPPPSRGGRGAPPPPPPSRAPASAPPPPPPSRPGSLGAPPPPPPPTRGGHQPPHPPHHHHHHHHQPPPPPPSPHSSISLQAPPLPPPPLTQQSPVGGGGSAPAQPPPPPPPPPPPGPPPPPELDGVGGGGDSPHSPSGKTALLDQIRGGTQLKKVEQNNRAPASGVGRDALLDQIRHGIQLKTVPDQPESGPITSSTPNAGIVGALMEVMQKRSKAIHSSDEDEDDDEDEDFEDDDEWDD